One segment of Rosa chinensis cultivar Old Blush chromosome 6, RchiOBHm-V2, whole genome shotgun sequence DNA contains the following:
- the LOC112170822 gene encoding disease resistance protein RPS2 yields the protein MDTTTRVPIANKPMFENLKVLHVMDLKNLKELCVGELPHGSLGNLRSLVVHTCWNLLNPLLPSNLLKRLQNLKTLAIQGVTCAEYVFGSEDFGQEQIELEKLRLWGLEQLENIWRDPTGYAIIRNLRCLEVSRCDKLKYVFTYDVSQCLLQLEKLNVNWCGCLEMIIGPGDGTVKKIVLPKLRIFNFFGLPQLTSFYIGNDEIECPSLEALTAFQCPQFPTSTYNFHSRNRVKIVTG from the coding sequence AAAGTCTTGCATGTGATGGATTTGAAAAATTTGAAAGAGTTGTGTGTCGGTGAATTACCACATGGGTCTCTGGGCAATCTGAGGTCTTTGGTGGTTCACACTTGTTGGAACTTGTTGAATCCACTTCTTCCATCAAATTTGTTGAAAAGATTGCAAAATCTAAAAACACTTGCTATTCAAGGTGTGACATGTGCGGAATATGTGTTTGGGTCAGAAGATTTTGGGCAAGAACAAATTGAGTTGGAAAAATTGAGATTGTGGGGTCTAGAGCAACTGGAAAACATATGGAGGGATCCTACTGGTTATGCAATCATCCGTAACCTTCGATGTTTGGAAGTTTCACGATGCGACAAATTGAAATATGTCTTCACATATGATGTATCTCAATGTCTCTTGCAATTGGAGAAGCTTAATGTAAATTGGTGCGGTTGTTTGGAGATGATCATTGGACCAGGCGACGGAACAGTGAAAAAAATAGTTTTGCCAAAACTTAGAATCTTCAATTTCTTCGGTCTTCCACAGCTCACAAGCTTCTACATTGGAAATGACGAGATTGAGTGTCCGTCATTGGAAGCCTTAACTGCGTTTCAGTGCCCACAGTTTCCAACCTCTACTTACAACTTCCACAGCAGGAACCGAGTCAAAATTGTTACAGGATGA